The following is a genomic window from Streptomyces sp. NBC_01381.
GACCGCCTTCACGCTGTACGAGGTCGGCACGGTCAAGCCGCTCGAGGGTCTGCGTACGTACGTCTCCGTCGACGGCGGCATGTCCGACAACATCCGCACCGCGCTCTACGACGCCGAGTACAGCGTCGCCCTGGTGTCGCGCGAGTCCGACGCCGAGCCCATGCTCGTACGCGTCGTGGGCAAGCACTGCGAGAGCGGCGACATCGTGGTGAAGGACGCTTTCCTCCCCGCCGACCTGGCTCCCGGCGATCTGATCGCCGTGCCCGCGACCGGCGCGTACTGCCGTTCCATGGCGAGCAACTACAACCACGCGCTCCGTCCGCCGGTCGTCGCGGTCAAGAATGGTGCGGCGCGCGTAATCGTCCGGCGCGAGACGGAGGAAGATCTCCTGCGTCTCGATGTCGGGTAATGAAATAGATGTCTCATGATTCGGACAGGGGATAGAAACTCCGGTCCGGTGGGTGAGACTGGTCCCATCGTTTAGATGTATGAGAAGTGAGGTCGGATGATGCGTAAGCGTCCGCTGAAGGTGGCGCTGCTGGGCTGTGGGGTTGTCGGCTCAGAGGTGGCGCGCATCATGACGACGCACGCCGACGACCTCACAGCCAGGATCGGCGCCCCGGTGGAACTCGCCGGGGTCGCCGTCCGCCGTCCCTCGAAGGTGCGCGAGGGAATCGACCCCTCCCTCATCACCACCGACGCGACCGCGCTGGTCAAACGGGGCGACATCGACGTCATCGTCGAGGTCATCGGAGGGATCGAGCCCGCCCGGACCCTCATCACCACCGCCTTCGAGCACGGCGCGTCCGTCGTCTCGGCGAACAAGGCCCTCATCGCCCAGGACGGTGCCGCGCTGCACGCCGCCGCCGAGGAGCACGGGCGGGATCTCTATTACGAGGCCGCCGTCGCCGGCGCGATTCCGCTGATCCGGCCGCTGCGCGAGTCCCTCGTCGGCGACAAGGTCAACCGGGTCCTCGGGATCGTCAACGGGACCACGAACTTCATCCTTGACGCGATGGACACGACCGGGGCCGGTTACCAGGAAGCCCTCGACGAGGCCACCGCTCTCGGGTACGCAGAGGCCGACCCGACCGCCGACGTCGAGGGCTTCGACGCCGCCGCCAAGGCCGCGATCCTCGCCGGAATCGCCTTCCACACGCGCGTGCGGCTCGACGACGTCTACCGCGAGGGCATGACCGAGGTGACCGCCGCCGACTTCGCCTCCGCGAAGCGCATGGGCTGCACCATCAAGCTGCTCGCCATCTGTGAGCGGGCCGCGGACGGCGAGTCCGTCACCGCGCGCGTGCATCCCGCGATGATTCCGCTCAGCCATCCGCTGGCGTCCGTGCGCGAGGCGTACAACGCCGTCTTCGTGGAGGCCGAGGCCGCCGGTCAGCTCATGTTCTACGGGCCCGGCGCGGGCGGCTCGCCCACCGCGTCGGCCGTGCTCGGCGACCTCGTCGCCGTCTGCCGGAACAAGCTCGGCGAGGCCACCGGGCCCGGCGAGTCCGCGTACACCCAGCTGCCCGTGAGCTCCATGGGCGAGGTCGTCACGCGGTACCACATCAGCCTCGACGTGGCCGACAAGCCGGGTGTCCTCGCCCAGGTCGCGACGGTCTTCGCCGAGCACGGCGTATCGATCGATACGGTCCGTCAGACGGGCAAGGACGGCGAGGCATCCCTCGTCGTCGTCACCCACCGGGCACCCGACGCCGCGCTCAGCGGCACGGTCGAGGCGCTGCGGAATCTCGACACCGTGCGTGGTGTCGCGAGCATCATGCGGGTTGAAGGAGAGTAACCAGCAATGACCCACCAGTGGCGCGGAATCATCGAGGAGTACCGGGACCGTCTCCCCGTCTCCGACACGACGCCGGTCGTGACGCTCCGCGAGGGCGGCACGCCGCTCGTGCCCGCGCAGGTGCTCTCCGAGCGCACGGGCTGCGAGGTCCATCTCAAGGTCGAGGGCGCCAACCCGACCGGGTCCTTCAAGGACCGCGGCATGACGATGGCGATCACGAAGGCCAAGGAGGAGGGCGCCAAGGCCGTCATCTGCGCCTCCACCGGCAACACGTCCGCCTCCGCGGCCGCCTATGCCGTACGCGCCGGAATGGTCTGTGCGGTCCTGGTGCCGCAGGGCAAGATCGCGCTCGGCAAGATGGGCCAGGCGCTCGTCTACGGCTCGAAGATCCTTCAGGTCGACGGGAACTTCGACGACTGCCTGAACCTCGCCCGCGCCCTCTCCGAGAACTACCCGGTGGCGCTGGTCAATTCGGTCAACCCGTTCCGCATCGAGGGCCAGAAGACCGCCTCGTTCGAGATCGTCGACGCGCTCGGCGACGCCCCGGACATCCATGTCCTTCCCGTCGGCAACGCCGGCAACATCACGGCCTACTGGAAGGGCTACAAGGAGTACGCCGCCGACTCGGTGTCGACGCACACTCCCCGGATGTGGGGCTTCCAGGCCTCGGGCTCGGCGCCCATCGTGCGCGGCGAGGTCGTCAAGGACCCGTCCACCATCGCCACCGCGATTCGCATCGGCAACCCCGCGTCCTGGGACTTCGCCCTTGCCGCGCGCGACGAGTCGGGCGGCTTCATCGACGAGGTGACGGACCGTGAGATCCTGCGCGCCTACAAGCTGTTGGCGTCCCAGGAGGGTGTCTTCGTCGAGCCCGCGTCGGCTGCTTCGGTCGCCGGTCTCCTGAAGGCCGCCGAGCAGGGCAAGGTCGACAAGGGCCAGAAGATCGTCTGCACGGTCACCGGAAACGGCCTGAAGGACCCCGACTGGGCCGTCGCCGGCGCCCCGCAGCCGGTCACCGTGCCGGTCGACGCGGCCACCGCCGCCGAGCGCCTCGGTCTGGCATAACCCCGGGGAAAACCCGCAACTCCCCACAGGGGGTGCACAGGGGGCTTACAGCACGCATCGTGCGCCTCCTGTGCGCCCTATGTCGCCACAGAACCTTCCTTCGATAGGCTGTACCCAACCCGCCCCGCCGCATATGCCGCGGTGCCGCCGTGTATCGGCCTCCGGGTACTGCCTCACATGTGGCAAGTCCTCCAAAAGATCGCAGCTCAAGGAGAGTCATCGAGCGATGGCCGGTCCCGCGTTCCGCGCCGCCGCCGTCCGGGTGCGCGTCCCCGCCACCAGCGCCAACCTCGGGCCGGGCTTCGACGCCCTCGGCCTGTCGCTGGGGCTGTACGACGACGTCGTCGTCCGGGTGGCCGACTCCGGACTGAACATCGACATCGCAGGTGAGGGCAGCGAGACGCTCCCGCGCGACGAGTCGCATCTGCTTGTACGTTCCCTGCGTACCGCCTTCGACCTGCTCGGCGGACAGCCGCGCGGGCTCGAAATCGTCTGCGCCAACCGCATTCCGCACGGCCGGGGCCTCGGCTCGTCGTCCGCGGCCATCTGCGCCGGAATCGTCGCCGCGCGCGCCGTGACGATAGGCGGTGACGCCCGGCTCGACGACAACGCCCTGCTTGAGCTCGCCACCGAGATCGAGGGCCACCCCGACAACGTCGCCGCCTGTCTGCTCGGCGGCTTCACGCTCTCCTGGATGGACGGGGGAGCGGCGCGGGCGATCAGGATGGACCCCGCCGATTCCATCGTTCCGGTGGTTTTCGTACCGGGAAAGCCGGTCCTCACCGAGACCGCGCGCGGACTGCTCCCGCGCACCGTCCCCCATGTGGACGCGGCCGCCAACGCGGGCCGGGCCGCCCTGCTCGTCGAGGCGCTGACCAGGCGCCCCGAGCTGCTGCTCCCCGCCACCGAGGACCGCCTCCACCAGGAGTACCGCGCACCCGCCATGCCGGAGAGCGCCGCCCTGGTGGACCGACTGCGGGCGGACGGCGTCCCCGCGATGATTTCCGGCGCGGGACCCACGGTCCTCGCGCTGGCCGATGAGAGTACGGCCGACAAGGTCGCACGCCTCGCGGGCGAGGGCTGGGCGGCCAACCGTCTGGCGCTCGACGCGACCGGGGCGAGCGTGCTGCCGCTCGCGCCTTGACGCAGTGACCTCCGGGTAACCGGATTTGGAGAGGGGGAATGTTTGTTGGATCCGGTAGTGTTAACCTCAAGTCTGCACCCGACCCCACCATGGCGAGGTGCTTCGTGTCCCCGTCCGGGACATCCATCCTTCCGGGAGCCTCCCAAACTGCTTCGTGCCTTGCACTGAGCAGTGCCGAGCACGCTCCGGAACCGGCGTGACCGAGCCGAGTGACACCGCACATCAGTGGCACCTCACCGGGACTCGCCATCACCAGTGAATTCTTCCGCCGCGCATTGGCGGACCACCGCCCCGGCCAGGTCCACACACCAAAGGACCGCCGGACAGCACAACCGGTCGCCGAGCCAGACAGGCCGACGTCCGCTCCAGGGAAGGACCCTTCGTGAGCGACACCACCGATCTGATGGGCGTGACTGCCGACACGCCCGCCACGGACGCCTCTGCGGCGCCTGCCACCGGTGCTTCGGCCGGGTCCCGGCGGCGCCGCGGCACCGGCCTCGAGGGCATGGTGCTGGCGGAACTGCAGCAGGTCGCATCCGGCCTCGGTATCAAGGGCACTGCGCGGATGCGCAAGAGCCAGCTGATCGAGGTCATCAAGGAGGCGCAGGCGGGAGGGGGCGCCCCCGCGAAGAGTGCCGCGCCGTCCTCGGCCGATGCCGAGACCAAGCCGAAGCGCCGCGCGACCTCCAAGGCCCGTACGGGCGAGGACGCGGCGGCCGGCGGCGGCAAGTCGAGCAAGGCCGACAAGGCCGAGAAGACGGAGCAGGCTTCGGGCGGCAAGGCCGAAGAGGCCGTCGCCCAGCAGCAGATCGACATCCCGGGCCAGCCCGCGGGTGCCGACAAGGGCGAGCGCCGGCGTCGCCGCGCCACCGCCGACGCGGGCAGCCCCGAGACCGTCACCGCCGAGGCGAAGGCCGAGCCGAAGCAGGACGCGCAGCCCGAGTCCCGCGGCGACGGCTCCGGTGAGGGCGCCGAGGGCCGTCGTGACCGTCAGGGCCGCGACCGCCAGGGCCGTGGCCGCGACCGTGACCGCCGTGGTGGCAACAAGGGCGACGACCAGCAGGGCGGTGGCCGTCAGGACCGCCAGCAGGGTGGCGGCCGTCAGGACCGCAAGGAGCGGGACAACGGCCCGCAGGACGACTTCGACGACGAGGCGGGCGGCCGTCGCGGGCGTCGCGGCCGGTACCGCGACCGCCGTGGCCGCCGTGGCCGCGACGAGTTCGGCGCCAACGAGCCGCAGGTCTCCGAGGACGACGTACTGATCCCCGTCGCGGGCATCCTGGACATCCTCGACAACTACGCGTTCATTCGTACGTCGGGCTACCTGCCCGGACCGAACGACGTGTACGTGTCGCTCGCCCAGGTCCGTAAGAACGGTCTGCGCAAGGGCGACCACGTCACCGGCGCGGTCCGTCAGCCCAAGGACGGCGAGCGCCGCGAGAAGTTCAACGCGCTCGTACGCCTCGACTCGGCGAACGGCATGGCGGCCGAATCCGGGCGCGGGCGACCGGAGTTCAACAAGCTGACGCCCCTTTACCCGCAGGACCGGCTCCGTCTGGAGACCGACCCGGGCATCCTGACCACCCGCATCATCGACCTCGTGTCGCCGATCGGTAAGGGTCAGCGAGGGCTGATCGTGGCCCCGCCGAAGACCGGCAAGACCATGATCATGCAGGCGGTCGCCAACGCGATCACCACCAACAGCCCCGAGTGCCACCTGATGGTCGTCCTGGTCGACGAGCGTCCGGAAGAGGTCACCGACATGCAGCGGTCGGTGAAGGGCGAGGTCATCTCCTCGACCTTCGACCGTCCCGCCGAGGACCACACCACCGTCGCCGAGCTGGCCATCGAGCGCGCCAAGCGTCTCGTCGAGCTGGGTCACGACGTGGTCGTCCTGCTCGACTCCATCACCCGCCTCGGCCGTGCGTACAACCTCGCGGCCCCGGCGTCCGGGCGCATCCTGTCCGGTGGTGTCGACTCGACCGCGCTCTACCCGCCGAAGCGCTTCTTCGGTGCGGCGCGCAACATCGAGGACGGCGGCTCGCTGACCATCCTGGCCACCGCGCTCGTCGACACCGGTTCGCGCATGGACGAGGTGATCTTCGAGGAGTTCAAGGGCACCGGCAACATGGAGCTCAAGCTCGACCGGAAGCTCTCGGACAAGCGCATCTTCCCGGCGGTGGACGTCGACGCGTCCTCCACCCGTAAGGAAGAGATCCTGCTCAACAGCGAAGAGCTGGCGATCGTCTGGAAGCTGCGCCGGGTGCTGCACGCCCTCGACTCGCAGCAGGCCATCGAGCTGCTTCTCGACAAGATGAAGCAGACGAAGTCGAACGCCGAGTTCCTGATGCAGATCGCGAAGACGACGCCGACGCCGGGCAACGGCAACGACTAGTCACAGCGAACAGCACCACCAAAGGGCCGCCCCCGTCATCCGACGGGGGCGGCCCTTTTGCCTGCCGAGAGACCTTGGCCACACACATAAGAGATTCTTACGGTCACGGGCAGTAGCCCCGGCGCCGACGAAATCGCAGGTGAGAAGCTGGAAGGGCGGGTTCGGAGTGCACGGTGGGTCACCGGTGTGCGCCAGGGGCGCCCACAGGGCGCTGTGCAACCCTTCAGGCGGTTTGCACGTCTGACAAATGACGCCACAACCACGCCTGACCCTGAAAGCAGGGGGTAACCGACCCGACGAGGACTGAGGAGCACATGACCGACGAGAGCGCGCCCGAGGATACGAAGCCCCAGCGCCCCCGTGGCGGAGGCGGCCGGCGCCGCAGGCCGACCACCAAGCGGCACAAGGCCCTCGTCATCACGGCGTGGACCGCCGCATCGGTGATCGTCCTCGGCGGTGCGGGCCTCGGCTTCGTGTACTTCAAGCTCAACGGCAACATCAAGGGCGTCGACATCAACGCGGCGCTCGGCACGGACCGCCCCGAGAACGTCGACAACGGCTCGCAGGACATCCTCGTCCTCGGCTCCGACTCCCGCTCCGGCGACAACGCCAAGTACGGCAAGGACGAGGGCGCCGCCCGCTCGGACACGGCGATGGTCGTGCACGTCAACAAGGGCCACAAGACGGCCAGCGTCGTCTCGATACCCCGCGACACCCTGATAACCCGGCCCGAGTGCAAGACCGACGACGGCCAGACCGATCCGGGCGGTCAGCGGCAGATGTTCAACACGGCGTACGAGGTCGGAGGCCCGGCCTGCGCCGTCAAGACCGTCGAGAAGATGTCCGGCATCCGCATGGACCACTACCTGGAAGTCGACTTCACGGGCTTCAAGAAGCTCATCGACACCCTCGGCGGCGTCGAGATCACCACCAAGGAGGCCATCCATGACAAGGACAGCCACCTCGACCTCGAAGCCGGCAAGCACCAGCTGACCGGCGAGCAGTCACTCGGCCTGGTCCGCACCCGGCACGGCGTCGGCGACGGCAGCGACCTCGGCCGCATCCAGCTCCAGCAGGCGTTCATCAAGGCCCTGATCAACCAGGTCAACGACGTCGGCGTGTTCAGCAACCCGAAGAAGCTCTACGACCTCGCGGACGACGCGACGAGCGCCATCACCACCGACTCGGACCTGAACGACGTCAAGAGCCTCGCGGGCTTCGCGGGCGGCCTCAAGGGCATCGGCGCGGGCGACATGCACATGGTCACCCTGCCCATCCAGTACGACCCGGCCGACCCCAACCGCGTACTGCCCCTGGAGAAGGCCGACCGCCAGGTCTGGGCCGCGCTCAAGGCCGACAAGGCGATCCCCAAGTCCGCGACCGAGCAGTCCGCGGGCGACAAGGGCGAAGCGGACGACGTCGTGACCAGTAACTAGCCGTGACCCGATCGGTCGCACGGGCCCGGCGGGAATAGATCGGCACCCACCCCGGTTTGGGCAGATGCGACCAGTCCTGGCAGACTGGTACGTCGGCCCCGGTTCACGTACGAGCAATCCGCACGTACGACCCGGTGCCCTCCCGAAACTAGGAGACACCTTGAAGCGCGACATCCACCCCGAGTACGTCGAGACGCAGGTCAGCTGCACCTGTGGCGCGTCGTTCACCACCCGCAGCACGATCTCCAGCGGCACCGTCCGTGCCGAGGTCTGCTCCGAGTGCCACCCGTTCTACACGGGCAAGCAGAAGATCCTCGACACCGGTGGCCGTGTGGCCCGCTTCGAGGCCCGCTTCGGCAAGGCTGCCGGCTCCAACAAGTAGCGAGCCACTGCGCCGGTCTTCGGCCGCCCTCGGGAGGGGGTGGCCGGGACCGGCGCTTTGCCGTCTGACGCAAGCGCCACTCCGCGAACGAAATTCGCGTACGAAACCAGGAGCCCCCGATGTTCGAGGCGGTCGAGGAACTGATCGGCGAGCACGCCGATCTGGAAACGAAGCTCGCGGACCCCTCGGTCCACGCCGACCAGGCCAACGCGCGCAAGCTCAACAAGCGCTACGCCGAGCTCACCCCGATCGTCTCGACGTACCGCGCCTGGAAGCAGACCGGCGACGACATCGCGACGGCCCGTGAACTGGCCGCGGAGGACCCGGAGTTCGCCGCGGAGGTCAAGGACCTGGAGAAGCAGCGCGAGGAGATCACCGAGAAGCTGCGGCTGCTGCTCGTACCCCGGGACCCGTCCGACGATAAGGACGTCATCCTCGAGGTCAAGGCGGGCGCGGGCGGCGACGAGTCGGCGCTCTTCGCCGGCGACCTCCTTCGCATGTATCTGCGGTACGCGGAGCGCGTGGGCTGGAAGACCGAGATCATCGACGCCACCGAGTCCGAGCTGGGCGGCTACAAGGACGTCCAGGTCGCCGTGAAGACCAAGGGCGGCAACGGTGCGACCGAGCCCGGCCAGGGCGTCTGGGCGCGGCTGAAGTACGAGGGCGGCGTACACCGCGTGCAGCGCGTTCCCTCGACCGAGTCGCAGGGCCGCATCCACACCTCCGCGGCCGGTGTCCTGGTGACGCCGGAGGCCGAGGAGATCGACGTCGAGATCCACGCGAACGACCTCCGTATCGACGTCTACCGCTCCTCGGGCCCCGGCGGCCAGTCCGTCAACACCACCGACTCCGCGGTGCGCATCACGCACATTCCCACCGGAGTCGTCGCCTCCTGCCAGAACGAGAAGAGCCAGCTGCAGAACAAGGAGCAGGCGATGCGTATCCTGCGCTCCAGGCTCCTTGCCGCGGCCCAGGAGGAAGCGGAGAAGGAGGCGGCGGACGCCCGTCGCAGCCAGGTCCGCACGGTTGACCGCTCCGAGAAGATCCGTACGTACAACTTCCCGGAAAACCGGATCTCGGACCACCGCGTCGGCTTCAAGGCGTACAACTTGGACCAGGTGCTCGACGGAGAGCTCGACGCGGTCATTCAGGCCTGCGTCGACGCGGACTCCGCCGCCAAGCTCGCGGCCGCGTAAGCACCCGACAACCGCACTGCCCCCGGAGGACCAGCGTGAACCTGCTGCTCGCGGAAGTGGCCCAGGCCACCCAGCGGCTGGCCGACGCCGGCGTGCCCTCGCCGCGCAACGACGCCGAGGAGCTCGCCGCCTTCGTGCACGGCGTGAAGCGGGGCGAGCTGCACGCCGTCAAGGACGCGGACTTCGACGCACGCTACTGGGAGGCGATCGCGCGCCGTGAGGCCCGCGAACCGCTTCAGCACATCACCGGGCGTGCCTTCTTCCGCTACCTCGAACTGCAGGTGGGCCCCGGTGTCTTCGTGCCGCGCCCCGAGACCGAGTCGGTCGTCGGCTGGGCCATAGACGCCGTGCGCGCGATGGATGTCGTCGAGCCGCTCATCGTCGACCTGTGCACCGGCTCCGGCGCCATCGCGCTCGCCATGGCGCAGGAGGTGCCGCGCTCGCGGGTGCACGCCGTGGAGCTGTCCGAGGACGCGCTGAAGTGGACGCGGAAGAACGTCGAGGGGTCCAGGGTCAAGCTCTCCCAGGGCGACGCGCGTGACGCGTTCCCGGAGCTCGACGGCCAGGTCGACCTCGTCGTCTCCAACCCGCCGTACATCCCGCTCACGGAGTGGGAGTACGTCGCCCCGGAGGCCCGCGACTACGACCCCGAGCTCTCCCTCTTCTCCGGCGAGGACGGCCTCGACCTGATCCGCGGCATCGAGCGCACCGCGCACCGCCTCCTTCGGCCCGGCGGTGTCGTCGTCATCGAGCACGCGGACACCCAGGGCGGCCAGGTCCCGTGGATCTTCACCGAGGAGCGGGGCTGGGCCGACGCGGCCGACCACCCGGACCTGAACAACCGCCCGCGCTTCGCGACCGCCCGCAAGGCGATGCCGTGAGGACGAACACTTCAAGCCAGCAGTACGTGTACGAGGAGGCTCGCTAGATGGCACGGCGATACGACACCAACGACGCGACCGACCGTACGACCGGTCTGCGCGAGGCCGCGTCCGCCGTCCGCCGTGGCGAGCTGGTCGTGCTGCCCACCGACACCGTCTACGGCATCGGTGCCGACGCCTTCACCCCGGAGGCCTGCGCCGATCTGCTCGACGCCAAGGGCCGTGGCCGCAATATGCCCACCCCTGTCCTCATCGGCTCCCCGAACACCCTGCACGGCCTGGTCACGGACTTCTCCGAGTCGGCCTGGGAGCTCGTCGACGCCTTCTGGCCGGGCGCGCTGACGCTGGTCGCCAAGCAGCAGCCGTCGCTCCAGTGGGACCTCGGCGACACCCGCGGCACGGTCGCGATCCGCATGCCGCTGCACCCTGTCGCCATCGAGCTGCTCACCGAGGTCGGCCCGATGGCCGTCTCGTCCGCCAACCTCACGGGCCACCCGGCCCCCGAGGACTGTGACGCCGCGCAGGAGATGCTCGGGGACTCCGTCTCCGTGTACCTGGACGGCGGCCCGACGCCGGGCATCGTCCCCTCGTCGATCGTGGACGTCACCGGGAAGGTGCCGGTACTGCTGCGCGCGGGTGCGCTGACCGCGGAGGAGCTCCGCAAGGTGGTACCCGACCTCGAGGTGGCGAATTGACAGCCCCTGAGACGGGGCGTGGCATAGCGGCTTGTCGAGATTCGTTCCGCATCCTCCACGTCAGCACCGGCAATGTGTGCCGCTCGCCGATCACCGAGCGGCTGACGCGGCATGCCCTGGCGGACCGCCTCGGCGACCCGTTCACGGGCGGCCTGATCGTGGAGAGCGCGGGTACGTGGGGGCACGAGGGCGCCCCCATGGAGACCAACGCCGAGACGGTCCTCGCGGACTTCGGGGCGGACGCCTCCGGCTTCATGGGCCGTGAGCTGCTCGACGACCACGTCATCCGGGCGGACCTCGTCCTGACGGCGACGCGGGACCACCGTGCGCAGGTCATCTCGATGGGTCACTCGGCAGGACTGCGCACCTTCACGCTCAAGGAGTTCACCCGTCTGGTGCGGGCCATAGACCCGGCCACGCTGCCCGACCCCGACGGGGAGGGCGTGGTGGAGCGTGCGCGTGCCCTGGTGCGGGCGGCCGCGGCACTGCGCGGCTGGCTGCTCGCGCCGAGCGTCGAGGCGGACGAGGTGTACGACCCCTACGGGGCGCCGCTGCCCTTCTTCCGCTCGGTGGGCGACGAGATCAACGAGGCGCTGGATCCCGTGGTGACGGCGCTGACCGGCGTACGGGCCAAAGCCTGAACCTTTCCCCTGCGGGGGCGGACACCGCGCGTGCCGCGTGCGGCAGGCCTACATTGGAGGGACTTCAACCCCCGCTAGGCCCGGAGCCCACGATGCCGGTCACCACAGAACAACCGCCCGCCGTGGGGGCTGACGCGCTCCGCCGCGAGGACCCCCAGATGGCCGAGGTCATCCTCGCCGAGGCCGAACGCCAGGCGAGCGGCCTCCAGCTCATCGCCGCCGAGAACTTCACCTCGCCGGCCGTCCTGGAAGCCCTCGGCTCCCCGCTCGCCAACAAGTACGCCGAGGGATACCCCGGCGCCCGCCACCACGGCGGCTGCGAGTTGGTGGACGTCGCCGAGCGCATCGCCATCGACCGGGCGAAGGCACTCTTCGGCGCCGAGCACGCCAATGTGCAGCCCCACTCCGGATCGTCCGCCGTGCTTGCCGCGTACGCCGCGCTGCTGCGCCCCGGCGACACCGTCCTCGCCATGGGCCTGCCGTTCGGCGGCCATCTCACGCACGGCTCGCCCGCGAACTTCTCGGGCCGCTGGTTCGACTTCGTCGGCTACGGCGTCGACCCCGAGAGCGGCCTCATCGACTACGAACAGGTGCACACCCTCGCCCGTTCGCACCAGCCGAAGGCGATCGTCTGCGGCTCCATCGCCTACCCCCGGCACATCGACTACGCGGCCTTCCGCGACATCGCCGACGACGTGGGCGCCTATCTCATCGCCGACGCCGCGCACCCCATCGGCCTGGTCGCCGGGGGAGCGGCCCCCAGCCCGGTGCCGTACGCGGACGTCGTCTGCGCCACCACCCACAAGGTGCTCCGCGGCCCGCGCGGCGGCCTGATCCTGTGCGGGGCCGAGCTCGCGCAACGTATCGACCGGGCGGTCTTTCCCTTCACCCAGGGCGGTGCTCAGATGCACACGATCGCCGCCAAGGCCGTGGCCTTCGGCGAGGCGGCCACCCCGGCCTTCACGGCGTACGCCCATGACGTGGTCGCCAATGCGCGGATCCTCGCCGAGGCGCTGGCCGCCGCGGGCTGCGTGATCAGCACCGGCGGCACCGACACCCACCTGATCCTGGCGGACCCGGCCCCGCTGGGCGTCGACGCGAGCACCGCCCGCGGCCGCCTCTCCGCGGCGGGCCTGGTCCTCGACACCTGCGCCCTGCCGTATGGCGACAGCCGGGGACTGCGGCTCGGCACGGCCGCCGTCACCACACAGGGAATGGGCGACGCGGAGATGGTCCGCATCGCCGGGCTCTTCGCCGAAGCGGTGCGCGAGGAACCAGGGGTACGAGAGGAAGTGCGCGAATTGGTGGGCAGATTTCCGCCGTATCCGGGCTAGGTCGGGGTAGAGGCGTCCGGAAGAGGCGCGTTCTCGTGCAACCATCGTCGCTACCCGGAAGTCCCCAGCCATATGCCCGCA
Proteins encoded in this region:
- a CDS encoding L-threonylcarbamoyladenylate synthase, with translation MARRYDTNDATDRTTGLREAASAVRRGELVVLPTDTVYGIGADAFTPEACADLLDAKGRGRNMPTPVLIGSPNTLHGLVTDFSESAWELVDAFWPGALTLVAKQQPSLQWDLGDTRGTVAIRMPLHPVAIELLTEVGPMAVSSANLTGHPAPEDCDAAQEMLGDSVSVYLDGGPTPGIVPSSIVDVTGKVPVLLRAGALTAEELRKVVPDLEVAN
- the prmC gene encoding peptide chain release factor N(5)-glutamine methyltransferase; this encodes MNLLLAEVAQATQRLADAGVPSPRNDAEELAAFVHGVKRGELHAVKDADFDARYWEAIARREAREPLQHITGRAFFRYLELQVGPGVFVPRPETESVVGWAIDAVRAMDVVEPLIVDLCTGSGAIALAMAQEVPRSRVHAVELSEDALKWTRKNVEGSRVKLSQGDARDAFPELDGQVDLVVSNPPYIPLTEWEYVAPEARDYDPELSLFSGEDGLDLIRGIERTAHRLLRPGGVVVIEHADTQGGQVPWIFTEERGWADAADHPDLNNRPRFATARKAMP
- the glyA gene encoding serine hydroxymethyltransferase, producing MPVTTEQPPAVGADALRREDPQMAEVILAEAERQASGLQLIAAENFTSPAVLEALGSPLANKYAEGYPGARHHGGCELVDVAERIAIDRAKALFGAEHANVQPHSGSSAVLAAYAALLRPGDTVLAMGLPFGGHLTHGSPANFSGRWFDFVGYGVDPESGLIDYEQVHTLARSHQPKAIVCGSIAYPRHIDYAAFRDIADDVGAYLIADAAHPIGLVAGGAAPSPVPYADVVCATTHKVLRGPRGGLILCGAELAQRIDRAVFPFTQGGAQMHTIAAKAVAFGEAATPAFTAYAHDVVANARILAEALAAAGCVISTGGTDTHLILADPAPLGVDASTARGRLSAAGLVLDTCALPYGDSRGLRLGTAAVTTQGMGDAEMVRIAGLFAEAVREEPGVREEVRELVGRFPPYPG
- a CDS encoding protein-tyrosine-phosphatase, whose translation is MTAPETGRGIAACRDSFRILHVSTGNVCRSPITERLTRHALADRLGDPFTGGLIVESAGTWGHEGAPMETNAETVLADFGADASGFMGRELLDDHVIRADLVLTATRDHRAQVISMGHSAGLRTFTLKEFTRLVRAIDPATLPDPDGEGVVERARALVRAAAALRGWLLAPSVEADEVYDPYGAPLPFFRSVGDEINEALDPVVTALTGVRAKA